The DNA region ACGGTGAGCACCCCGCTGGGCCCGTACGTCGCCACGATCGGCACCAGCACCACCGTCATCGCCCCGGTCGGGCCGCTGACCTGCAGGTTCGACCCACCGAAGAGCGCCGCGAGGGTGCCGGCGACCACGGCGGTGACCAGCCCGGCGGCGGCGCCCAGCCCGGAGGCGACGCCGAAGCCGAGGGCCAGCGGCAGGGCCACGATCGCCACGGTCAGCCCGGCGAGCAGGTCACGTCCGGGCCGTCGGCGAACCGCCCGCCAGTCGGCGGCCTGCGGCAGCAGGCGGCGTACGGCGGTGGTGTTCACCGGCGCCCCGAGGCGGCGTCGGGGGACGCCTGACGCAGCGCGGCGAGCAGTTCGGTCTGGTCGACCAGCATCTCGGTGAGGATCCGCCGGGCGGCCCGCATCAGGTCCGCCACGTCCGGCCCGGCCAGGGCGTAGGTGACGGCGGAGCCGTCCCGGCTGGAGACCACGATCCCGGCCCGGCGCAGCACCGCGAGCTGTTGGGACAGGTTCGACGCCTCGACGTCGATCTCGGCGAGCAGTTCGCGCACCTGGCGGGGGCGTTCACCGAGCAGCTCGAGCACCCGGATCCGCACCGGGTGGCCGAGCATCCGGAAGAACTCGGCCTTCTTCTGGTACAGCGGCACTGGCATATGTGTAATTGAAGACTTCTTCAAGTCGTCATCCGTCGCCGGGGGTCCGTGCTGTGCGAGCCGTCACTTCGGCCCGGCTTCCCGCCGGAGTGCCGCGAGGTCCGGCCGTCTGCCGGCGCTGCGCGCCCCGGCGTCCGTCCCGGGCGCGCTATGAGTGAAACGGGATAGGTGTACGTCGATTCAAATGGCCTACGGTGGGCGGTACCGGTCGATACCGAACCGGTACCCCGGCCCGTTCCCAAGGAGCCATGACATGCCGAGACAACGCACCGCCCGGGCGATCCTCGCGACGGTCACCGTCATCCTGTCGCTGATCGGAGCCCAGGTCGTGGCCACCGCGCCGGCCTCGGCCGCGGTGACCACGATCTACTACGACGCCAGCCGGGCCGGTCAGTTCGCGACCAACTTCGCCGAGGCCGCCCAGATCTGGAACAGCAGCGTGGACAACGTCCGGCTGCAGCCGGGCAGCCCGGCGTCGGTCGTCGTCTACGTCGACAACGGCTGGCCCCGGGCGTACGTCACCCGGCTGGGCGCGGGCCGCATCTACATGGGTACCCAGGCGGTGAACCAGGGCTACGACCGGACCCGGATCGCCACCCACGAGTGGGGACACATTCTCGGACTGCCGGACCGGCGTACCGGGCTCTGCTCCGACCTGATGTCCGGCAGCAGCGCGCCGGTCTCCTGCCGCAACGCCTACCCGAGTGCCGCCGAAGCCGCCCGGGTCGACCAGCTCTTCGCCAGCGCCGCCGCGACAGTCCCCGACGCCTCCCTCGGCAGCCGATCCTACGTCTGGGTCGGCAACTGAACCGACGACCGGTGGTCCCGCCATCGCCAGGTCCGATGGCGGGACCGCGGTTCGTCAGGCACCAAGGGCGAACCGGTCCAGCACGACCGGTGCGACCTCCGGGGTCCGCAGGTCGAAGACGTAGCTGGTCACCTCACCGGTGCCGGTGTCCAGGACGCTGAACACCGAGTGGTCGTTGCTCTGCACGAACGGCAACGGCGTACCGGCCGGGTTGGTCAGCGGCGCGACCGTCGGCAGCTGCGGCGCCAACCCGCCCGGGTTGCCCTGGGCCAGGTAGTTGTCCGGGTTCCACGGTGCCGGCGGCACCGGCCGGGACCGGCCCGACAGCGGATGGAACGCCCCGTAGGAGTTGCCCACGTTGGAGGTCTCCAGGTAGTGCGTACCGGAGGCGGCGGTGAACCGGTTCCACAGGTGCGAGTGGCCGTTGAGCACCAGGTTCACCCCGGCCGACTCCAGCAGCGGGGCGACGTCGCGGGTCAGCACGTTGTCCGCGCGCGGGTAGTCGTACCGGACCAGCGTGTTGCCGGCCGCGTCGGTCTCCTCGGTGCGTACCGGATCGGTGAACGGCGGGTTGACGTTGTCACCCAATCCGTGCGGGCCCTCGTGCAGCATCACCACCGTGTACGTCGCGTCCCGGAACTGCTTGCTGGCCAGCTCGCGCTGCAGCCACCGGTACTGCCGGCTGCCGACGTCGATCTGCTCGAAGATGTGCGAACCCCAACCCTGGGCCAGCGGATCGCCGGTGGTCGCCGGAGCCTCGGTGTACCGGGTCCGCTGCCAGTTGGCCGGGTCGGCGGCGATGCCGGTGCCTCGCCAGATCCGGGTGGCGTACAGCGAGATCAGTCGGACGTCGCCGATGGTGGTGGCGTACCAGCGTTCGCCGCCGGGTCCGCTGGTCGGCAGGGAGAAGATCTCCTCGTACGTCTCGGTGTTGAACGAGTTCTCCAGGATCCAGCGTTCCTTGATCTTCGGATCGTTGCGCGGGTTGACCTGCCGGGCGACCTCCCGGTACGCGGCCTCGGCCACCTCCCGGGGCACCGGGGCGTTGAACGACTCGTTGAGCGTCGGTAGCCCGCTGCGGCCCTGCACCTCGTGATTGCCGATCGCCGGGAAGATCGGTGCGTGCTGCAGGATCTCACCGCCGGTCCAGGCGACGCCGTTGACAGTCCGCGACGCCCGCCCCTGCAGCGCCGGGAAGAACGCACCGCCGCGCTGGTCGTCGAACCACTCCGAGGCCCGGTCCGGAACGTTGACCAGGTCGCCGGCGAGGAACACCGCGTCGATCCGGCCGACCGTCTCGACCGCCTTCTGCAGGTTCGCCGGGGTGTTGGGCATCGACTGGTGGTCGCTGGTCAGCAGGATCTTCTGCGCCTGACCCTTGGCTGCCGCCGGCGCCAGGGTGTAGGTGTCGGAGGCGACCAGCGCGCCCCCGTCGATCGACACCACCCGGTACGGCGTCCGACTGCCGACACCGAGTCCGCGTACGGTCGCCTCGTGCCGCCAGATGTGCCGGCGGGTGATCTGCGCCGGCGGGTCCGGGATCTGCGAGGCCGCGTCCTCGGCCACCCGGGACAGCTCGCCGGTGCGGGCGCGGAACACCCGTACCCCTCGAATCTTGCCGCCGGTGGCGGCGGCCCGCAGTTCGGCCCGGTTGAGTTCGTCGGCGCGCTCGCCGACGACCACGACGTGGTGCCGACCGGCGAACTCGGTGAGCCAGACGACCCGGACGGAATTCTTCGTCGGAGACTGCAGGAACGGTTCGGTGAGCAGGACCGGCGCGGCGTCGGTGCCGGCGGTCGCCGAGGCCGGTGTCATCGCGCCCATCAGCAGGGCCAGGATCGTGAGGATAGCGGTGAACTGCCAGATTGGTCTGGGCACGGTGCCTCCACGCTGTCGGTGTCGAACGAGCGGGAGCATCGCCGCCGCAGGTGAACGGAGTCGGCGACAGACGCTGACCAGCGGATGAACGCCCGGGCCCGCACGTTCAGCGGTGCACCAGCCCGCCGCCGACCTCGATCACCTGACCGGTGACGGCACCGGAGTCGGGGCCGGCCAGGAAACGGACCGTGGAGACCAGGTCGTCGGGGTCCAGTCGGCGCGGTACGGCCTGACGTGCCAGGATCGCGGCGTCGACCGCTGCCTCGTCGACCGGCCGGCCACCGGCGAGTTCACGTTCGCCCTCGGTGCGGATGGCGCCCGGCGAGATGGCGTTGACCGTGGTGCCGTCCGACCCCAGCGCGCGGGCCAGCGACCGGGTGAGACCGACCAGCGCGGCCTTGCTCGACACGTACGACGGCCCGGACGGGCCGCCCAGGCGGACCGTGGCCGAGGTGACGTTGATGATCCGGCCGCCGCCACGGGCCCGCATCCCCGGCGCCAACGCCTGGCTGAGCAGCATCGGAGCGGTGACGTTGACCGCGAACGTCGCCTCCCATTCGGCCAGCGGCAACTCGTCGATCCATACGTTCGAGGCGCGGGCGGCGTTGTTGACCAGTACGTCGACCGGCCCGGCCGCCTCGGCCATGGCCAGGACCTCGGCGGGCACCGACAGATCGGCCTCGACGAGGCGGGCGTACGCGCCGGCCGCCCGGCACCGCGCGGCGACGGCCTCCGCCTCGTCAGGAGCGGCCAGGTGGTGCAGCACCAGCGTCACACCGGGCGTGGCGAGTCCGACCGCGAGGGCCGCGCCGATGCCGCGGCGCGCCCCGGTGACCAGGATCGTCCGGCTCATCAACGGATCCTGCGGTCCGGGGTCTCCCGTCGTCAATGACCACGCCGCGTCAACGTCTGACTACGTACAGTCCGTGATCGGTCGCGTGGCATCGCCGGACCGTTCCTGCGGTCGATCCCCGACG from Solwaraspora sp. WMMD791 includes:
- a CDS encoding metalloregulator ArsR/SmtB family transcription factor, whose translation is MPVPLYQKKAEFFRMLGHPVRIRVLELLGERPRQVRELLAEIDVEASNLSQQLAVLRRAGIVVSSRDGSAVTYALAGPDVADLMRAARRILTEMLVDQTELLAALRQASPDAASGRR
- a CDS encoding snapalysin family zinc-dependent metalloprotease gives rise to the protein MPRQRTARAILATVTVILSLIGAQVVATAPASAAVTTIYYDASRAGQFATNFAEAAQIWNSSVDNVRLQPGSPASVVVYVDNGWPRAYVTRLGAGRIYMGTQAVNQGYDRTRIATHEWGHILGLPDRRTGLCSDLMSGSSAPVSCRNAYPSAAEAARVDQLFASAAATVPDASLGSRSYVWVGN
- a CDS encoding metallophosphoesterase, producing MPRPIWQFTAILTILALLMGAMTPASATAGTDAAPVLLTEPFLQSPTKNSVRVVWLTEFAGRHHVVVVGERADELNRAELRAAATGGKIRGVRVFRARTGELSRVAEDAASQIPDPPAQITRRHIWRHEATVRGLGVGSRTPYRVVSIDGGALVASDTYTLAPAAAKGQAQKILLTSDHQSMPNTPANLQKAVETVGRIDAVFLAGDLVNVPDRASEWFDDQRGGAFFPALQGRASRTVNGVAWTGGEILQHAPIFPAIGNHEVQGRSGLPTLNESFNAPVPREVAEAAYREVARQVNPRNDPKIKERWILENSFNTETYEEIFSLPTSGPGGERWYATTIGDVRLISLYATRIWRGTGIAADPANWQRTRYTEAPATTGDPLAQGWGSHIFEQIDVGSRQYRWLQRELASKQFRDATYTVVMLHEGPHGLGDNVNPPFTDPVRTEETDAAGNTLVRYDYPRADNVLTRDVAPLLESAGVNLVLNGHSHLWNRFTAASGTHYLETSNVGNSYGAFHPLSGRSRPVPPAPWNPDNYLAQGNPGGLAPQLPTVAPLTNPAGTPLPFVQSNDHSVFSVLDTGTGEVTSYVFDLRTPEVAPVVLDRFALGA
- a CDS encoding SDR family NAD(P)-dependent oxidoreductase; translated protein: MSRTILVTGARRGIGAALAVGLATPGVTLVLHHLAAPDEAEAVAARCRAAGAYARLVEADLSVPAEVLAMAEAAGPVDVLVNNAARASNVWIDELPLAEWEATFAVNVTAPMLLSQALAPGMRARGGGRIINVTSATVRLGGPSGPSYVSSKAALVGLTRSLARALGSDGTTVNAISPGAIRTEGERELAGGRPVDEAAVDAAILARQAVPRRLDPDDLVSTVRFLAGPDSGAVTGQVIEVGGGLVHR